Proteins from one Hemibagrus wyckioides isolate EC202008001 linkage group LG16, SWU_Hwy_1.0, whole genome shotgun sequence genomic window:
- the cplane1 gene encoding ciliogenesis and planar polarity effector 1 isoform X8 — MSSLRVYPEPVGEQLIVTFLKIQWEEAGKTSLKEYCVEWVTKSYPLSHLAPPCRPVKSRGALVPAFSPDGQLLAIILNQKDPRATQVLYISTQNFVTVSSSLGGCGSKKLSIPSKYIRSYWVSCVSWSPEGLYLACILKRGSVLMLARLGGLVSLSTSGCDIEFDPAHFLPLHPLVTYRPPVPSQPPDDALSSSSMSLGDPMRQRYSVTWHPRLPCLIVSDGYMVTVLNMSRRPTPSSLMSHFLMETTQALDRVRKTIHSELPHVKSRLKSMTTLKFTASLLALKERETPQSTLPLLFRGGGSTEGLRLTTERIEDDDDSDEGHYDGSVMEDGGRLEFASMFDTLHARFQAESEDSDRDSSALLEELTRAQQSLLTAWALGVSLGGTMDQRKRLLNYTISCAVRLAHLLSIADPLIHSYKQNSVMEFLRALLSFLPWDSTHRDGNSCLGVVLELTRQLVRLFLPKSMRTVCSSQNFMAALFVLREASRILDQTYSLPQKAVQQAKVDPCLSDIFSIPLLQDDVEAEAVASQISVLNRPSNRLVAIWRDIYKQALQYHDELRSDKSTASQNRELESMSNIIFQIQESLQRAGDHLEESPALYNITGEEHFISGEYSECIQIWRDQLWEEIARAAGPRTVFLETRYCLALLFGQLFQYKLREAQALCDTMAKQLLTLEDTVEATSADKAQFELWLPQRVNSEAACAVVQSLGRFMASYFTNQPLAIFPPHHVDILPPLHLPQAAGRRTVALCQRQVAATVRSQHLSGVWTVEYALELLLLGGLIPEAAWLAQSLGDWKMAASLGLAYTTYCRLHYDFSRLKWRELHLPAELQPGFIFQTQLESLLDCKVSYDRQDKALKSLPDIVELEDMELLHVSAQEILKASVMAEVDVVSQPLTRLLESAKEHASSFTALVPPAFYLPAPPLYCPQPAPNTQDSIGDIFMALEKESRCHVAAVLQRVLLLFRAAHCSRPAVQWYIDGLRRCRKLFRKVRKRHMQSKDELPEGLKKFTNRHGFFRLRSEDMDNVVIQTIVCFRELCGLCWMLHVRDQLTASCRRYQAARTSQVADNSACELREEVLHWACRLMPFSRFLNAEETLQDLVLSLVTELPLFPMVAETLVTVFPDEEESVRVPLREKYTSLLQRLRSSIVQGSATTQATQASEMQDEAERATMISLIQEQRRQRVREVRRLAKSKIPLEWHIWEREEEEDRTGANAISDRFSWCTSLSNSTLTDSEHPLVGSEADTADTISEPHSSELQEHHSFVSPKPQNTLKSKYERKREGTLQEHKDFTLPSVGTWLFELEDEEYPCFLELFLSYVLEKDSQDMEESELPLLSSFSSCLHERELHSDAFDVLTALKRRQAGRKKGVRLPVFRAGRCYHMLPETPEPLPSIGPPPSVLSETLTARTSTGALPLPGKQPGLFGLRRQNGTPPRQHVLTTESSPFGNLIQGMPQMEHWPFKIIPCPDVDLQLELDSKLEAQFPQLARMLEWMLRWADRSVLLTHSSRKKTGCAAEPVVIRAKASAPAVLSALRLLEQRYTKALVRTDKRYIQIRLPERKARTTVAPVLPVEIDWKRERESSVDTGYPSASAGTPITLPDMDPQHGHTSEVCEIEELQDEQRVSHLYGHEDIISDPAIEERNGRRVNEPLQMTELDSDSSVEEIQEDSSTGPNISVQIRKKTKTCNPRNQPLTLADLEYSRTSVESCESHSKDVGTLDTEPAESRKEPEYSPVHNTPEPEPVQQRKQQLPSVSKPPAELGNVSHPQSVQNGEMIQPDPVRQLLQDELFRLVQLQQINFMSLMQVVGASFANLPLSHVNTLLSQLSVPATQPSQLAQPQTQPTVAQSSGPPPNDTQNTRLENKPDTVSELQSMKPRGAHQQYVEADPRLNSHEERSRLSLQDLQHLTICPDLSQNSQEERSHFIPSSQGLPTTIDNSAPQQAPQRNCPIEKTVPIIQGLRLLHLPPPQSPPPPVREAWGPNQHKPAMYRRSESFKRQAEQAQPPQWNLNQYSTQTQAYHSLHRGREREAVHLPTALNVAVADMELPLLRLPPDIQMQPIQLPRIPLSAPLRLRTAGTASTRNFPKPQLLRVEPEPSRTGLRYSTPPLPTPRLIPLGELMAWAAGKKQEANTKLQLLKADTGTKSKVTVTPSSKRLKRREDKKKDEKAVSFRPDDSIIPPSQKPEEDRSTPADGFVIPLGSFESMLTGQRLLAEAQRTSAELHAFAAMHKRPPEIQDACTNTDPPSPCSTTDKAVSAQLPQSSVSPSGSIHMDINVCSSEKMVPEQPVGTGHTEPKAHTSAHGQEFISAIDPADRSPLQDLPSSQTPVQSQPCSPPTSAHLHLLAASVINSNQNNTEIRTEEHTDDLPGFSLTFTPPALVLSMPESSGDPVTVKVLNEFGIQQEAMPEGHSEDRVFSQRQVSAHLSEMDARLAALQSIADHMDREFANTRLLVNTIDALTPVVMASVEEEPYSSMLRVTKEAKRRTTRVNMVEEEDEQDEGRFLSFTPNGLNLPSQRGCSSLYPASLSIQNPVHQNHITPAVKPDQPLGDVSQELTESLMEDSSLLDENILDLTGLSDVADILGDLVKEGALSHSALHHSPSVSRTRSRSEEQQRRAMIEEERKELRTWMRRKQRERLVEYHRQREEKRERERVPFTPPNPLNLSSRDLAVNRKVKEEKDKAVLLEHHSQRAQEACKLITDMLTTPLVLPAPSNTTTTKTQDSRPGSQTQFKGPLKKSPKSQRGRVRSVSTFGKTVVLQKRGASTPPGMLSSKYGLHRPASALPGDRMSQVTRRGMLTDLRGRPRVKTTNQRPKTGLNKSSMELKTRRREASWLEDKEERDVVSPWDVPLEIRRILGQDGRAKEQGLVENKDDWLDALSGSTGSILSKMDWEAIERMAAEEEEEDI; from the exons ATGTCTTCATTGCGCGTTTATCCAGAGCCAG TTGGAGAGCAGCTGATTGTCACCTTCCTGAAGATTCAATGGGAAGAGGCCGGGAAAACCAG TTTGAAAGAATACTGTGTCGAATGGGTCACTAAGTCTTACCCTCTCAGCCATCTTGCTCCTCCATGTCGGCCTGTCAAGTCAAGAGGAGCACTAGTACCAGCATTCTCACCTGATGGACAACTGTTAGCAATAATTCTTAATCAGAAAGATCCAAGG GCTACTCAAGTATTATACATAAGCACGCAGAACTTTGTGACTGTATCCAGCTCACTGGGAGGATGTGGCAGTAAAAAGCTCTCGATCCCATCCAAATACATAAG GTCGTACTGGGTGAGCTGTGTGAGTTGGTCACCAGAAGGACTCTATCTGGCTTGTATATTGAAGAGAGGCTCTGTCCTGATGCTGGCCCGCTTAGGAGGGTTGGTCTCTCTCTCCACAAGTGGGTGTGACATTGAGTTTGACCCTGCACATTTCCTGCCTCTTCATCCGTTAGTCACTTATAG ACCTCCAGTGCCTTCACAGCCACCAGATGATGCCTTGTCTAGCTCCAGCATGTCTCTGGGTGACCCGATGAGACAGCGTTACTCTGTGACCTGGCACCCGAGGCTGCCTTGTCTCATTGTGTCTGATGGTTACATGGTGACGGTGCTGAATATGTCCAGACGGCCTACCCCGTCCTCGCTGATGAGCCACTTCCTGATGGAGACCACTCAGGCGCTGGACAGAGTACGCAAGACCATCCACTCAGAGCTG CCCCATGTGAAGTCCAGACTGAAGTCCATGACCACTCTGAAGTTCACAGCTAGTCTTTTGgcactgaaagaaagagagacacctCAATCGACGCTGCCTCTATTGTTCAGAGGTGGAGGAAGCACAGAAGGCTTGAGGCTAACGACAGAGAGG ATTGAGGACGATGATGATTCAGACGAGGGGCATTATGACGGCTCGGTTATGGAGGATGGGGGCAGGCTAGAATTTGCTTCAATGTTTGACACCCTTCATGCCCGTTTTCAAGCCGAGTCAGAAGATTCAGACAGAGATTCCTCAGCTCTCTTGGAGGAGCTCACCAGGGCACAGCAGAGTTTGCTAACTGCCTGGGCTCTTGGTGTTTCTCTTGGTGGTACTATGGATCAGAGAAAGCGCTTGCTGAATTACACCATCTCATGCGCTGTTCGTTTGGCTCACCTTCTCTCGATTGCTGATCCATTAATACATTCTTACAAACAAAATAGTGTAATGGAATTTCTTAGGGCTCTGCTCTCCTTTCTACCCTGGGATTCCACTCACAGAGATGGCAACAGCTGCCTAGGGGTTGTTTTGGAGCTCACTCGACAGCTTGTTCGTCTTTTTCTGCCTAAGTCCATGCGCACTGTTTGTTCCTCTCAGAACTTCATGGCAGCACTTTTTGTCCTCCGGGAAGCATCCAGGATTCTGGACCAGACCTACAGTCTACCTCAGAAAGCAGTCCAGCAAGCAAAGGTTGATCCTTGTCTCTCAGACATCTTCTCAATCCCACTGTTACAGGATGATGTGGAGGCTGAAGCTGTGGCCTCTCAGATATCTGTGCTAAACAGACCGTCAAATAG GTTGGTGGCAATATGGCGAGACATCTACAAGCAAGCTTTGCAGTACCACGACGAATTACGAAGTGATAAAAGTACAGCGAGTCAAAATAGGGAACTGGAGAGCATGTCAAACATCATTTTTCAAATCCAAGAATCACTACAGAGAGCTGGAGACCATCTGGAGGAAAGCCCTGCCCTGTACAACATAACAG GAGAGGAGCACTTCATTTCTGGTGAGTATAGTGAGTGCATCCAGATTTGGCGAGACCAGCTGTGGGAAGAGATAGCGAGAG CAGCTGGGCCAAGGACAGTCTTTCTGGAGACACGCTATTGTCTGGCTCTTCTGTTTGGCCAGCTGTTTCAGTATAAGCTTAGGGAGGCCCAGGCCTTGTGTGAcaccatggccaagcagctacTGACATTAGAAGATACTGTAG AAGCGACATCTGCAGACAAGGCTCAGTTTGAGCTGTGGCTCCCGCAGCGGGTGAATAGTGAGGCTGCCTGTGCTGTGGTCCAGTCTCTCGGCAGGTTCATGGCATCCTACTTTACCAACCAGCCGCTAGCTATCTTCCCACCACACCACGTGGATATCTTGCCTCCTCTACATCTGCCACAGG CGGCAGGACGACGCACAGTGGCTCTCTGTCAGCGGCAGGTGGCGGCCACTGTGAGATCACAGCACCTCTCAGGTGTATGGACAGTGGAGTATGCTCTGGAGCTCCTCCTGCTGGGTGGGCTGATTCCTGAGGCAGCATGGTTGGCTCAGAGTTTGGGTGATTGGAAGATGGCTGCCTCTCTTGGTCTGGCTTATACCACCTACTGCAGACTGCACTATGATTTCAGCAG GTTGAAATGGAGAGAATTGCACCTTCCTGCAGAGCTACAGCCTGGCTTTATTTTTCAGACTCAACTTGAGTCATTACTGGACTGCAAAGTTTCATATGACAGACAAGACAAGGCCTTGAAAAGTCTTcctg ATATTGTGGAGCTTGAGGACATGGAGCTGCTCCACGTGTCTGCTCAGGAGATCCTGAAGGCCTCAGTCATGGCAGAGGTGGATGTTGTATCACAGCCTCTCACTAGGCTTTTGGAATCAGCCAAGGAGCATGCCTCTTCATTCACTGCTCTGGTTCCTCCTGCATTCTACCTCCCTGCCCCTCCTTTGTACTGTCCACAACCTGCCCCTAACACACAG GACTCCATTGGTGACATCTTTATGGCTTTGGAGAAGGAATCACGTTGCCATGTAGCTGCAGTGTTACAACGAGTGCTGTTGCTGTTCAGAGCTGCTCACTGCTCCCGACCCGCTGTGCAGTGGTACATCGATGGCCTGCGTCGATGCCGCAAACTCTTTCGCAAG GTGAGGAAGAGACACATGCAGTCTAAAGATGAGCTTCCAGAAGGGTTAAAAAAGTTTACTAATCGCCATGGGTTTTTCCGTTTGAGGTCCGAAGACATGGATAATGTTGTCATCCAAACaatag TATGCTTTAGGGAATTATGTGGGCTGTGCTGGATGCTGCATGTTCGTGATCAGCTCACAGCCTCCTGTAGAAGGTACCAAGCTGCAAGGACCTCTCAG GTTGCAGATAATAGTGCTTGTGAATTGCGTGAGGAGGTCCTGCATTGGGCTTGCCGTCTCATGCCTTTCTCTCGCTTCCTTAATGCTGAAGAGACATTACAGGACTTGGTGCTCAGCCTTGTGACTGAGCTGCCTCTTTTTCCAAtg gTGGCAGAGACATTAGTCACTGTGTTTCCCGATGAGGAGGAATCTGTCCGGGTGCCTCTAAGAGAGAAGTACACCTCACTGCTGCAGAGGTTAAGATCCAGCATTGTGCAGGGTTCTGCAACAACACAAG CCACACAGGCAAGCGAGATGCaagatgaagcagagagagCGACAATGATTTCGCTGATTCAGGAGCAGCGGAGGCAACGGGTTCGAGAGGTACGCCGACTGGCAAAGAGCAAGATCCCACTAGAGTGGCATAtctgggagagggaggaagaggaggacagGACAGGAGCCAATGCCATATCTGACCGGTTCTCGTGGTGCACTAGCCTGAGTAATagcacactcacagactctgaGCACCCCCTAGTGGGCAGTGAGGCTGACACTGCTGATACAATATCAGAGCCTCATTCATCAGAACTGCAGGAACATCACAG cttTGTGTCACCCAAACCTCAGAACACATTGAAATcaaaatatgaaagaaaaagagaaggaacaCTGCAAGAACATAAAGATTTCACCTTACCCTCTGTGGGGACTTGGTTGTTTGAActtgaggatgaggagtatccaTGCTTTTTAGAGCTTTTCCTAAGCTATGTGTTGGAGAAGGACAGCCAGGACATGGAGGAATCTGAGCTTCCTTTGCTGAGTAGCTTCTCTTCATGTCTGCATGAACGTGAGCTTCACTCTGATGCTTTTGATGTACTGACAGCACTCAAAAGACGACAGGCTGGCCGAAAAAAAGGTGTGCGGCTTCCTGTGTTCCGTGCTGGAAGGTGCTATCACATGCTTCCTGAGACTCCTGAGCCACTGCCCTCTATAGGTCCTCCTCCATCTGTCCTTAGTGAAACTCTTACTGCTCGAACCAGCACTGGTGCTCTGCCGCTTCCTGGAAAACAGCCAGGTTTGTTTGGTCTTCGACGACAGAATGGGACACCACCCAGACAGCATGTACTAACCACAGAATCCAGTCCTTTTGGGAACTTAATCCAAGGGATGCCTCAAATGGAGCACTGGCCCTTTAAGATAATCCCCTGCCCTGATGTGGACCTACAGCTGGAGCTGGACTCCAAATTGGAGGCCCAGTTTCCCCAGCTGGCCAGGATGTTGGAATGGATGCTGCGCTGGGCAGacagaagtgtcttgctcaCACATTCAAGCAGGAAGAAAACAGGGTGTGCCGCTGAGCCAGTGGTGATTAGGGCTAAAGCCTCAGCTCCTGCAGTGCTTTCTGCTCTGAGGCTGCTAGAGCAGAGATACACCAAAGCCCTAGTGAGGACTGACAAGCGCTATATTCAGATTAGG CTCCCAGAGAGGAAAGCTCGAACCACTGTGGCTCCAGTCCTGCCAGTTGAAATTGATTGGAAGCGTGAGAGAGAAAGTAGCGTGGACACTGGCTATCCTTCTGCCTCAGCAGGGACTCCCATCACCCTGCCTGATATGGACCCCCAGCATGGACACACTTCTGA GGTATGTGAAATTGAGGAGCTTCAGGATGAGCAGAGAGTTTCTCACTTGTATGGGCATGAGGACATAATTTCTGACCCGGCGATAGAAGAACGAAATGGTAGAAGAGTGAATGAACCACTCCAAATGACTGAATTGGACA GTGACAGTAGTGTTGAGGAGATCCAAGAAGACTCTTCAACTGGGCCAAATATTTCAGTACAGATCAGGAAGAAGACCAAAACCTGTAACCCCAGAAACCAG CCTTTAACTCTGGCAGATTTAGAATACTCTAGGACATCTGTTGAATCCTGTGAATCACA CTCAAAGGATGTTGGCACATTGGATACTGAACCTGCAGAATCAAGAAAGGAACCAGAATATAG TCCTGTACATAATACTCCTGAGCCTGAGCCTGTTCAGCAAAGAAAGCAGCAGCTCCCCTCTGTGTCAAAGCCTCCAGCTGAACTGGGGAATGTAAGCCACCCTCAAAGTGTCCAGAATGGAGAAATGATTCAACCTGATCCAGTCAGGCAGCTGCTTCAGGATGAGCTTTTCCGATTAGTCCAA TTGCAGCAAATCAACTTCATGAGTCTTATGCAAGTGGTGGGAGCCTCCTTTGCCAACCTGCCCCTCTCCCATGTCAACACACTCCTTTCACAGCTCAGTGTTCCTGCAACACAACCTTCACAACTTGCACAACCACAAACTCAGCCCACTGTGGCTCAGTCCTCAGGTCCTCCTCCCAATGATACCCAAAACACAAGATTAGAGAATAAGCCAGACACTGTCTCTGAGCTACAGTCCATGAAACCCAGAGGTGCACACCAACAGTATGTGGAAGCAGATCCTAGACTGAATAGCCATGAAGAAAGGAGTAGACTCAGCCTACAG GATCTCCAACATCTGACCATTTGTCCTGATTTGTCACAGAATAGCCAGGAAGAAAGAAGTCATTTTATTCCATCCTCTCAAGGACTTCCTACCACAATAGACAATTCAGCCCCACAACAGGCACCCCAGCGGAATTGTCCCATTGAAAAGACTGTTCCGATTATACAGGGGCTCAGGCTTCTTCACTTGCCCCCTCCTCAGTCTCCTCCTCCCCCAGTGAGAGAGGCCTGGGGTCCCAATCAGCACAAGCCTGCCATGTACAGAAGATCTGAAAGCTTTAAGAGGCAAGCTGAGCAAGCTCAACCCCCACAATGGAATCTAAATCAGTACAGCACACAAACTCAAGCGTACCATTCATTACATAGAGGGAGAGAACGAGAGGCAGTCCACCTTCCTACTGCTCTCAATGTGGCAGTGGCAGATATGGAGCTCCCGCTGCTGCGTTTACCCCCTGATATCCAGATGCAACCTATCCAGCTTCCCCGGATCCCTCTGTCGGCTCCCTTGAGGCTACGCACAGCAGGAACTGCGTCCACGAGAAACTTTCCCAAACCACAATTACTGCGTGTTGAGCCTGAGCCATCTCGTACT GGTTTGAGATACAGCACACCTCCACTGCCCACTCCTCGACTCATCCCTCTAGGGGAGCTGATGGCCTGGGcagcaggaaaaaaacaggaagcgAACACTAAGCTCCAACTTCTCAAGGCAGATACAGGGACAAAGAGCAAAGTCACTGTCACGCCCTCCAGCAAAAG GCTTAAAAGGAGagaagataaaaagaaagacgAAAAGGCTGTGTCCTTCAGACCAGATGATTCTATAATTCCTCCATCTCAG AAGCCTGAAGAAGACAGATCTACTCCAGCTGATGGCTTTGTCATTCCATTAG GTTCCTTCGAGTCAATGTTGACTGGTCAGAGGCTGCTGGCCGAAGCTCAGCGCACATCAGCAGAGCTTCATGCTTTTGCAGCAATGCACAAACGACCTCCTGAAATCCAGGATGCCTGCACCAACACAGACCCTC CCTCACCTTGCAGCACCACTGATAAAGCTGTTTCAGCCCAGCTTCCTCAGTCTTCTGTTTCTCCATCAG GTTCTATACATATGGACATTAATGTTTGCTCCTCTGAGAAAATGGTTCCAGAGCAGCCAGTGGGCACAGGTCACACAGAGCCAAAAGCCCATACG AGTGCTCATGGACAGGAGTTCATCAGTGCAATTGATCCGGCGGATAGGTCTCCTTTACAGGACCTGCCCTCTTCCCAAACCCCTGTCCAGAGCCAACCCTGTTCTCCACCTACATCTGCTCACCTTCATCTTCTAGCAGCTTCTGTGATCAACTCAAACCAGAACAACACTGAGATCAGAACAGAAGAACACACTGACGACTTGCCAG GTTTTTCACTAACATTCACTCCTCCTGCACTTGTGCTCTCAATGCCAGAATCCAGTGGGGATCCAGTCACTGTAAAGGTGCTGAATGAATTTGGGATACAACAGGAGGCCATGCCAGAGGGCCATTCGGAAGATCGTGTGTTTTCTCAGCGTCAGGTCTCGGCTCATCTCTCTGAGATGGACGCCCGACTGGCAGCTCTCCAGAGTATCGCTGACCACATGGACAGAGAATTTGCCAACACCAGGCTG cTGGTAAATACTATAGACGCTCTAACACCTGTTGTGATGGCCAGTGTGGAAGAGGAGCCTTATTCCAGCATGCTGAGAGTTACAAAGGAAG CAAAGAGACGCACGACTCGAGTGAACATGgttgaagaggaagatgagcaGGATGAGGGACGGTTTTTGTCTTTCACCCCCAATGGTCTTAATCTTCCAAGTCAGAGGGGGTGCTCGTCTCTCTACCCAGCCTCACTGTCCATCCAGAACCCGGTCCACCAAAACCACATTACTCCTGCAG tgaaACCAGATCAGCCTCTCGGGGATGTGAGCCAAG AATTGACTGAATCATTGATGGAGGATTCAAGCCT GCTAGATGAAAACATTTTGGATCTGACTGGACTGAGTGATGTTGCGGACATCTTGGGTGATTTAGTGAAAGAAGGGGCGCTCTCACATTcagcactccatcactctccctCGGTGAGCAGGACGAGAAG CAGGTCAGAGGAGCAGCAGAGGAGAGCCATgatagaggaggagaggaaggagCTGAGGACCTGGATGAGAAGGAAGCAGAGAGAGCGACTGGTTGAGTaccacagacagagggaggagaagagagagagggagcgtgTTCCCTTCACTCCTCCTAATCCTCTG AATCTGTCATCTAGAGACCTGGCAGTCAACAGGAAAGTTAAAGAAGAGAAAGACAA GGCAGTTCTTCTGGAGCATCACTCCCAGAGAGCACAGGAGGCATGCAAGCTGATCACAGACATGCTTACTACCCCACTTGTCCTCCCTGCTCcttccaacaccaccaccaccaagacCCAAGACTCCCGGCCTGG GAGTCAGACCCAGTTTAAAGGTCCTCTTAAGAAAAGCCCTAAGAGCCAAAGGGGACGAGTGCGCTCGGTTTCAACATTTGGGAAGACTGTAGTGCTGCAGAAGAGAGGTGCATCAACTCCACCTGGGATGCTAAGCAGCAAATATGGACTCCATAGACCTG CGAGTGCGCTTCCAGGTGACCGGATGTCCCAGGTCACACGGCGAGGCATGCTGACAGATCTGAGAGGTAGACCAAGGGTGAAGACAACCAACCAGC GCCCCAAAACTGGGTTAAATAAATCCTCAATGGAGCTGAAGACTAGAAGACGAGAGGCATCATGGTTAGAGGACAAAGAGGAAAGGGATGTGGTGAGTCCGTGGGACGTTCCTCTTGAGATCCGTAGAATTCTTGGTCAGGATGGCCGAGCCAAGGAACAG GGCTTGGTGGAGAACAAAGATGACTGGTTGGATGCCCTTTCAGGAAGCACCGGCAGCATTTTGAGTAAGATGGACTGGGAAGCCATTGAGAGGATGGcggctgaagaagaagaagaagacatctGA